One segment of Alligator mississippiensis isolate rAllMis1 chromosome 13, rAllMis1, whole genome shotgun sequence DNA contains the following:
- the INTS15 gene encoding integrator complex subunit 15 isoform X2, giving the protein MSDIRHSLLRRDALSAAKEVLYHLDIYFSSQLQSAPLPIVDKGPIELLEEFIFQVPKERNSQPKRLNSLQELQLLEIMCNYFQEQTKDSVRQIIFSSLFSPQGNKADDNRMTLLGKLVSMAVAVCRIPVLECAASWLQRTPAVYCVRLARALVDDYCNLVPGSIQTLKQIFSVSPRFCCQFITSVTALYDLSSDDLIPPSELLEMIVSWIFEDPRLILITFLNTPIAANLPIGFLELTPLTGLIRWCVKAPLAYKRKKKASVSNGHLASKAAKESATGDDRDCHQLYSKLHLSVLQVLMMLQVHLTEKNLYGRLGLVPFDHVVPLVEEINRLSDELNPLNASKEIELALDRLAQALQVAMASGALLCTRDDLRTVCSRLPHNNLLQLVISGPVQQPTHGALPPGFYPHIHTPPLGYPAHAAHPALPTHPALPAHPVQTFIPGMTFPYRPIR; this is encoded by the exons ATGAGCGACATCCGCCACTCCCTGCTCCGCAGGGACGCCCTCAGCGCCGCCAAGGAAGTGCTGTATCACCTGGACATCTACTTCAGCAGCCAGCTGCAGAGTGCCCCGCTCCCCATCGTGGACAAAGGTCCCATCGAGTTGCTGGAAGAGTTTATATTTCAGGTCCCAAAGGAGCGCAATTCCCAGCCTAAG AGGCTGAATTCACTTCAAGAGCTTCAGCTCCTTGAAATCATGTGCAATTATTTCCAAGAGCAAACAAAGGATTCTGTTCGGCAGATCATTTTCTCATCTCTCTTCAGTCCTCAAGGAAACAAAGCGGATGACAACAGGATGACCTTATTAGGAAAGCTGGTTTCCATGGCAGTAGCGGTGTGTAGAATTCCCGTTCTGGAATGTGCTGCATCCTGGCTTCAG CGGACACCTGCGGTATACTGCGTGAGGCTAGCTCGGGCGTTAGTTGATGACTACTGTAATTTGGTGCCAGGTTCCATtcaaacactgaaacaaatattCAGTGTCAGTCCTCGCTTCTGCTGCCAGTTTATAACATCAGTCACAGCCCTCTATGACCTTTCTTCAG aTGACCTCATCCCCCCTTCAGAACTGCTTGAGATGATAGTCTCCTGGATCTTTGAGGACCCCCGCTTGATACTCATCACCTTCTTAAACACTCCTATTGCAGCCAACTTACCAATAGGATTTTTAGAGCTCACCCCACTCACTGGACTGATCCGCTGGTGTGTGAAGGCCCCCTTAGCTTACAAGAGGAAAAAGAAGGCTTCTGTCTCAAATGGTCACCTCGCCAGTAAAGCTGCCAAGGAGTCGGCCACAGGAGATGATAGAGACTGTCACCAGCTGTATTCCAAACTGCATCTAAGTGTCTTACAAGTTCTCATGATGCTTCAGGTGCACTTAACAGAGAAAAACCTTTATGGCCGTCTGGGGCTAGTGCCCTTTGACCACGTGGTTCCACTTGTGGAGGAAATAAACAGACTGTCTGATGAACTCAATCCACTTAATGCCTCCAAAGAGATTGAACTGGCTCTAGACAGGTTGGCTCAGGCTTTGCAGGTGGCCATGGCATCAGGGGCTTTGCTGTGCACTAGAG ACGATTTGAGAACTGTGTGCTCCAGGCTACCACACAACAA cctgctccagctggtAATATCGGGTCCAGTACAACAGCCAACTCATGGGGCTCTGCCACCAGGATTCTATCCTCACATCCACACTCCTCCATTGGGCTATCCTGCTCATGCAGCACACCCTGCATTGCCTACTCACCCAGCGCTTCCTGCGCATCCTGTACAGACGTTCATACCTGGAATGACATTTCCATACCGGCCCATCCGCTAA
- the INTS15 gene encoding integrator complex subunit 15 isoform X1 has protein sequence MSDIRHSLLRRDALSAAKEVLYHLDIYFSSQLQSAPLPIVDKGPIELLEEFIFQVPKERNSQPKRLNSLQELQLLEIMCNYFQEQTKDSVRQIIFSSLFSPQGNKADDNRMTLLGKLVSMAVAVCRIPVLECAASWLQRTPAVYCVRLARALVDDYCNLVPGSIQTLKQIFSVSPRFCCQFITSVTALYDLSSDDLIPPSELLEMIVSWIFEDPRLILITFLNTPIAANLPIGFLELTPLTGLIRWCVKAPLAYKRKKKASVSNGHLASKAAKESATGDDRDCHQLYSKLHLSVLQVLMMLQVHLTEKNLYGRLGLVPFDHVVPLVEEINRLSDELNPLNASKEIELALDRLAQALQVAMASGALLCTRDDLRTVCSRLPHNKDLEASEKSCRASQSTCALKRCLLQLVISGPVQQPTHGALPPGFYPHIHTPPLGYPAHAAHPALPTHPALPAHPVQTFIPGMTFPYRPIR, from the exons ATGAGCGACATCCGCCACTCCCTGCTCCGCAGGGACGCCCTCAGCGCCGCCAAGGAAGTGCTGTATCACCTGGACATCTACTTCAGCAGCCAGCTGCAGAGTGCCCCGCTCCCCATCGTGGACAAAGGTCCCATCGAGTTGCTGGAAGAGTTTATATTTCAGGTCCCAAAGGAGCGCAATTCCCAGCCTAAG AGGCTGAATTCACTTCAAGAGCTTCAGCTCCTTGAAATCATGTGCAATTATTTCCAAGAGCAAACAAAGGATTCTGTTCGGCAGATCATTTTCTCATCTCTCTTCAGTCCTCAAGGAAACAAAGCGGATGACAACAGGATGACCTTATTAGGAAAGCTGGTTTCCATGGCAGTAGCGGTGTGTAGAATTCCCGTTCTGGAATGTGCTGCATCCTGGCTTCAG CGGACACCTGCGGTATACTGCGTGAGGCTAGCTCGGGCGTTAGTTGATGACTACTGTAATTTGGTGCCAGGTTCCATtcaaacactgaaacaaatattCAGTGTCAGTCCTCGCTTCTGCTGCCAGTTTATAACATCAGTCACAGCCCTCTATGACCTTTCTTCAG aTGACCTCATCCCCCCTTCAGAACTGCTTGAGATGATAGTCTCCTGGATCTTTGAGGACCCCCGCTTGATACTCATCACCTTCTTAAACACTCCTATTGCAGCCAACTTACCAATAGGATTTTTAGAGCTCACCCCACTCACTGGACTGATCCGCTGGTGTGTGAAGGCCCCCTTAGCTTACAAGAGGAAAAAGAAGGCTTCTGTCTCAAATGGTCACCTCGCCAGTAAAGCTGCCAAGGAGTCGGCCACAGGAGATGATAGAGACTGTCACCAGCTGTATTCCAAACTGCATCTAAGTGTCTTACAAGTTCTCATGATGCTTCAGGTGCACTTAACAGAGAAAAACCTTTATGGCCGTCTGGGGCTAGTGCCCTTTGACCACGTGGTTCCACTTGTGGAGGAAATAAACAGACTGTCTGATGAACTCAATCCACTTAATGCCTCCAAAGAGATTGAACTGGCTCTAGACAGGTTGGCTCAGGCTTTGCAGGTGGCCATGGCATCAGGGGCTTTGCTGTGCACTAGAG ACGATTTGAGAACTGTGTGCTCCAGGCTACCACACAACAA ggaTTTGGAAGCCAGCGAGAAGTCCTGTAGAGCTTCACAGAGCACCTGTGCTTTGAAGAGATG cctgctccagctggtAATATCGGGTCCAGTACAACAGCCAACTCATGGGGCTCTGCCACCAGGATTCTATCCTCACATCCACACTCCTCCATTGGGCTATCCTGCTCATGCAGCACACCCTGCATTGCCTACTCACCCAGCGCTTCCTGCGCATCCTGTACAGACGTTCATACCTGGAATGACATTTCCATACCGGCCCATCCGCTAA